The following are from one region of the Mesorhizobium sp. B2-8-5 genome:
- a CDS encoding Tim44/TimA family putative adaptor protein, giving the protein MGFFDFGTIFFLIAAVVIFFQLRNVLGRRTGNERPPFDPYSASRTREADAAQKPENVVSLPRKRAPGETAPETYADIDAFAKPDTDLNKGLRSIKDNDASFEPKGFVDGAKMAYEMIVMAYADGDRKTLKNLLSREVYDGFVAAIGEREAKSEKIQSSFVGIDKADIVAAEMKGSEAHITLRIVSELISATRDKAGAVIDGDPETVAEVKDVWTFARDTRSRDPNWKLVATEEED; this is encoded by the coding sequence ATGGGTTTCTTCGACTTCGGCACGATTTTCTTCCTGATTGCGGCGGTTGTGATCTTTTTCCAGCTGCGCAACGTGCTTGGACGTCGCACCGGAAACGAGCGTCCGCCCTTCGATCCCTATTCGGCGAGCCGCACGCGCGAGGCCGATGCGGCGCAGAAGCCTGAAAATGTCGTGTCGCTGCCGCGCAAGCGCGCGCCGGGCGAAACCGCGCCCGAGACCTATGCCGATATCGACGCCTTCGCCAAACCCGACACCGATCTCAACAAGGGCCTGCGCTCCATCAAGGACAATGATGCGTCGTTCGAGCCGAAGGGCTTCGTCGACGGCGCCAAGATGGCCTACGAGATGATCGTCATGGCCTATGCCGATGGCGACCGTAAGACGCTGAAGAACCTGTTGTCGCGCGAAGTCTATGACGGTTTCGTCGCCGCGATCGGCGAACGCGAGGCCAAATCCGAAAAGATCCAGTCTTCCTTTGTCGGCATCGACAAGGCCGACATCGTCGCCGCCGAAATGAAGGGTTCGGAAGCGCATATCACGCTGCGCATCGTCTCCGAGCTGATCTCGGCGACCCGCGACAAGGCCGGCGCCGTCATCGACGGCGACCCGGAAACGGTGGCCGAGGTCAAGGATGTCTGGACCTTCGCCCGCGACACCCGCTCGCGCGACCCGAACTGGAAGCTCGTCGCCACCGAAGAAGAAGATTGA
- a CDS encoding helix-turn-helix domain-containing protein, which yields MTPFGEKLRALRAERGVSQKAMAEAIGVSAAYLSALEHGRRGAPTWTLIQKIIGYFNIIWDDAEELARLAESSHPRVRIDTSGLSPAATELANLLAESIERLDEAELRKITALVRAALRG from the coding sequence ATGACCCCGTTCGGCGAGAAGCTCAGGGCGCTGCGCGCCGAACGCGGCGTCAGCCAGAAGGCGATGGCCGAAGCCATCGGCGTCAGCGCCGCCTATCTGTCGGCGCTCGAGCACGGCCGCCGCGGCGCGCCGACCTGGACGCTGATCCAGAAGATCATCGGCTACTTCAACATCATCTGGGACGACGCCGAGGAACTTGCCCGCCTCGCCGAAAGCTCGCACCCAAGGGTCAGGATCGACACGTCCGGCCTGTCGCCGGCGGCCACCGAGCTGGCCAATCTTTTGGCCGAGAGCATCGAGAGGCTCGATGAAGCGGAACTGAGGAAGATCACGGCATTGGTCCGAGCTGCGCTGAGGGGATAG
- a CDS encoding FxsA family protein: MRISFIPLFLLLLPLLEIAGFVVVGREIGALATVGLVILSTVAGSLLLRHQGFGVMARVRTEMDAGRDPSRQLAHGAMIVLAAILLIIPGFITDIFAILLLLPPVRDFAWRALKNRIVMATSFSSGFSARRRDNVIDLDDTDYSRDDYPNRPDHNSPWRRLKND; the protein is encoded by the coding sequence TTGCGCATTTCGTTCATCCCGCTGTTCCTGCTCCTGCTGCCGCTGCTGGAGATCGCCGGCTTCGTCGTTGTCGGCCGCGAGATCGGCGCTTTGGCGACGGTCGGCCTGGTCATCCTGTCCACCGTCGCGGGCAGCCTGTTGCTCCGGCACCAGGGTTTTGGCGTCATGGCGCGGGTGCGGACGGAGATGGATGCCGGGCGCGACCCCAGCCGCCAGCTCGCGCATGGCGCTATGATCGTGCTGGCGGCGATCCTGCTGATCATCCCGGGCTTCATCACCGACATCTTCGCCATTCTTCTGTTGCTGCCGCCGGTGCGCGACTTCGCCTGGCGCGCGCTCAAGAACCGCATCGTCATGGCGACCAGCTTCAGCAGCGGCTTTTCGGCCCGCCGGCGCGACAATGTCATCGACCTCGACGACACAGACTATTCGCGCGACGACTATCCGAACCGGCCGGACCACAATTCACCCTGGCGGCGGCTGAAGAACGACTAG
- a CDS encoding murein transglycosylase A produces MPLSPAFSEKSFTDLPGWGEDDHAAAFAAFRRSAFHVPIKPYRTGSLGVDFNAFAEAYAEARAVSAPSRSEARSFFERHFVPALVVPDNGGAGLVTGFYEPEVEASPVRTERFTVPLLSRPADLIDIDDGNRPAGMDAYLAFARRTDAAPVEYFDRGAIERGALSGRNLEIAWLAEKVDAFFIHVQGAARLKMADGRLARVTYAAKSGQRFSGPGKTLSDLGEIPLEKVTMQSIRAWFKAHPDRVDEILWRNRSYIFFREAAVDDAALGPIAAAKVPLTPGRSIAVDRLLHTFGTPFYIDAPTLTAFDQKPFRRLMIAQDTGSAITGPARGDLFAGSGDAAGEIAGVVRNAADFYALVPRGLFDGARR; encoded by the coding sequence GTGCCGCTCTCTCCCGCATTCAGCGAAAAATCCTTTACCGACCTCCCGGGCTGGGGCGAAGACGACCACGCTGCGGCATTCGCCGCGTTCCGCCGCTCGGCCTTCCACGTGCCGATAAAACCTTACCGCACCGGATCGCTCGGCGTCGATTTCAATGCTTTTGCCGAGGCCTATGCCGAGGCGCGTGCCGTTTCGGCGCCGAGCAGGTCCGAGGCGCGATCCTTCTTCGAACGGCATTTCGTTCCCGCTCTGGTCGTACCCGACAATGGCGGCGCCGGCCTTGTCACCGGTTTTTACGAACCCGAGGTCGAGGCCTCGCCGGTCAGGACCGAGCGGTTCACCGTGCCGCTGCTGTCCCGCCCCGCCGACCTGATCGACATCGACGACGGCAACCGGCCGGCCGGCATGGATGCCTATCTGGCCTTCGCCCGCCGGACGGATGCTGCTCCGGTCGAATATTTCGACCGCGGCGCGATCGAGCGCGGCGCGCTCTCCGGCCGGAACCTCGAGATCGCCTGGCTCGCCGAAAAGGTCGATGCCTTCTTCATCCATGTGCAGGGCGCAGCTAGATTGAAGATGGCCGACGGCAGGCTCGCCCGCGTCACTTACGCCGCCAAGTCCGGCCAGCGCTTTTCTGGCCCCGGCAAAACCTTGAGCGATCTCGGCGAGATCCCGCTGGAAAAGGTGACGATGCAGTCGATCCGCGCCTGGTTCAAGGCGCATCCCGACCGCGTCGACGAGATCCTGTGGCGGAACCGCTCCTACATCTTCTTCCGCGAAGCCGCCGTCGACGATGCAGCGCTTGGGCCCATCGCCGCCGCCAAGGTGCCGCTGACGCCCGGGCGTTCGATCGCGGTCGACCGCCTGCTGCACACATTCGGCACGCCTTTCTATATCGACGCGCCGACGCTCACCGCCTTCGACCAAAAGCCGTTCCGGCGGCTGATGATCGCGCAGGACACCGGCTCGGCCATCACCGGCCCGGCCCGCGGCGATCTCTTCGCCGGCTCGGGCGACGCCGCCGGCGAGATCGCCGGCGTGGTGCGCAACGCCGCCGACTTCTACGCGCTGGTGCCCCGCGGCCTGTTCGATGGAGCGCGCCGGTGA
- a CDS encoding Smr/MutS family protein codes for MSRRDDQLSDDDRILWNLVARSARPLKGKTAVEIPDIVEPKPAPAAAPVNGVPAAAAKPKPQHVSHALDDQTLHKLKKGRLPIEGRVDLHGMTQDEAYSLLLTFLNRAHAGGIRYVLIITGKGSSSGGDGILRRAVPAWLSTPAFRHLVSSHDHAARNHGGSGALYVRLRRTRL; via the coding sequence GTGAGCCGCCGCGACGATCAACTCAGCGACGACGACCGCATCCTGTGGAACCTGGTGGCGCGTTCGGCCCGGCCGCTGAAAGGTAAGACCGCCGTCGAGATCCCCGACATCGTCGAGCCGAAACCGGCGCCGGCCGCCGCTCCGGTCAACGGCGTTCCGGCCGCTGCCGCAAAACCCAAGCCGCAGCATGTCTCGCACGCGCTCGACGACCAGACGCTGCACAAGCTGAAAAAAGGCCGGCTGCCGATCGAAGGCCGCGTCGACCTGCACGGCATGACGCAGGACGAGGCCTATTCGCTGCTGCTCACCTTCCTCAACCGGGCGCATGCCGGCGGCATCCGTTACGTGCTGATCATCACCGGCAAGGGCTCGTCCTCCGGCGGCGACGGCATCCTGCGCCGCGCCGTTCCGGCCTGGCTGTCGACGCCGGCCTTCCGGCATCTTGTGTCCAGCCACGATCACGCCGCCCGCAACCATGGCGGCTCGGGCGCGCTCTATGTGCGGCTGCGGCGGACGCGCCTATGA